A window of Tautonia plasticadhaerens contains these coding sequences:
- a CDS encoding PIG-L deacetylase family protein: MNARRRSSLSFPLAVALGLLAASSGNASAQDEAGAGADDADRPLRIIVFGAHPDDCELEVAGTAARWAKLGHKVKFVSTTNGDIGHHEIAGGPLARRRKAEVERCAEILGIETEVLDIHDGEILPTLENRRTITRLIREWEADLVISHRPNDYHPDHRYTGILVQDAAFMVIVPYFCPDVPALRKNPVFMYTEDSFQKPNPFEPDVVVPIDPVLDQKVACIDALGSQFYEWNPWLFGYLDEVPDSPEARMEWTRERALNRYGGIADRYRDTLAEWVGEDAAAEVEAAEAFELCEYGSQPSKEELARLFPFFGGQD; this comes from the coding sequence ATGAATGCCCGACGCAGATCGTCCCTCTCCTTCCCCCTGGCGGTGGCCCTCGGCCTCCTCGCCGCGTCATCGGGGAACGCCTCGGCGCAGGACGAGGCGGGGGCCGGGGCCGACGACGCCGACCGCCCGCTCCGGATCATCGTCTTCGGCGCCCACCCGGACGATTGCGAGCTGGAGGTGGCCGGCACCGCCGCCCGGTGGGCGAAGCTCGGCCACAAGGTGAAGTTCGTCAGCACGACCAACGGCGACATCGGCCACCACGAGATCGCCGGGGGCCCGCTGGCCCGCCGCAGGAAGGCCGAGGTCGAGCGCTGCGCCGAGATCCTCGGCATCGAGACCGAGGTGCTCGACATCCACGACGGCGAGATCCTGCCGACCCTGGAGAATCGCCGGACCATCACCCGGCTGATCCGGGAGTGGGAGGCCGACCTCGTCATCTCCCACCGGCCGAACGACTACCACCCCGACCACCGCTACACGGGCATCCTGGTGCAGGACGCCGCCTTCATGGTGATCGTCCCCTATTTCTGCCCGGACGTGCCCGCCCTGAGGAAGAACCCGGTGTTCATGTACACCGAGGACTCGTTCCAGAAGCCCAACCCGTTCGAGCCCGACGTGGTCGTGCCGATCGACCCGGTGCTCGACCAGAAGGTCGCCTGCATCGACGCCCTCGGGTCGCAGTTCTACGAGTGGAACCCCTGGCTGTTCGGCTACCTGGACGAGGTCCCCGACTCCCCCGAGGCCCGGATGGAGTGGACCCGGGAACGGGCCCTCAACCGCTACGGTGGCATCGCCGACCGTTACCGCGACACCCTGGCCGAGTGGGTCGGCGAAGACGCCGCCGCCGAGGTCGAGGCCGCGGAGGCGTTCGAGCTGTGCGAGTACGGCTCCCAGCCCTCCAAGGAGGAGCTGGCCCGGCTGTTCCCGTTCTTCGGGGGACAGGACTGA
- a CDS encoding YfhO family protein, with the protein MMRQDGARRDLTLVALAGAAALLALLAGPLLAGRFYLYDDLLTFHLPLRVFYARCLASGDDFRWFPDYFCGMDLHGEGQIGMLHPAHLVLYGLLPVRVALPAEFLLNYVVLLGGMVAFLRRRVGPSAAVVGGMVFTFFGYNILHFMHLNSVAVAAHLPWSLWLIDRLFRGTGRPALDGAGLALLTGSGLLLGHPQTAWYVKLVEGAYVLFLALETGRWRRVAWYAGSVGIGVLLGGVQLLPTWEALALSRRATLPAGSITMGSLHPLNLVQLVAPYVFLERYMPSHGGQGLDRFVRIHELGLYQGAAVSALLAWLALRWRALDPPARRLARGAALLAVISFLMALGDYGPFGWVLVHAPLIRSFRVPARYLLLVHLAVAVLAALAVDDLVRANRAPRSARWLALVPAAGLACWVGIRVVDQLRPGLLPTLGTNARVGFNLGLLVASAALVALAARRPRLGLLGLMLVMVADFTSYALYFHLWDTVPPLAPALDPRPEVPPVGEGDRLHITLPEPGVAYPGRRAEYRSGQLSMAGYRLTDGYVALFPARRLDYTRVEAQRLAGVAWAWDDDRDGGSWVAVPGPMPRARVEGEGPPARVAIRLDRPGRFGAEVDAPGGGRFVWNEAFHPGWTAAVDGEPATVSRADSDFMACPIPPGRHSVAFRFRPSSFRLGAAASGVGLALVVAVVLAPSGHSFAVRRRTP; encoded by the coding sequence ATGATGAGGCAGGACGGGGCCCGACGCGACCTGACGCTCGTCGCCCTCGCCGGAGCGGCGGCCCTGCTGGCCCTGCTGGCGGGGCCGCTGCTGGCCGGCCGATTCTACCTATATGACGACCTGCTCACCTTTCACCTGCCGCTCCGCGTCTTCTACGCACGCTGCCTGGCGTCGGGGGACGACTTCCGCTGGTTCCCGGACTATTTCTGCGGGATGGACCTCCACGGCGAGGGCCAGATCGGGATGCTCCACCCGGCCCACCTGGTCCTGTACGGGCTACTGCCGGTCCGGGTCGCGCTGCCCGCGGAGTTCCTGCTCAACTACGTCGTACTGCTGGGCGGGATGGTGGCCTTCCTCCGGCGCCGGGTCGGCCCGTCGGCGGCGGTGGTCGGGGGGATGGTGTTCACCTTCTTCGGCTACAACATCCTCCACTTCATGCACCTCAATTCGGTCGCGGTGGCCGCCCACCTGCCCTGGAGCCTCTGGCTGATCGACCGGCTGTTCCGGGGGACGGGCCGGCCTGCGCTCGACGGCGCCGGGCTGGCACTGCTGACCGGCTCGGGGTTGCTGCTGGGGCACCCGCAGACGGCCTGGTACGTCAAGCTGGTCGAGGGGGCTTATGTCCTGTTCCTGGCCCTGGAGACGGGGCGATGGCGTCGTGTGGCGTGGTACGCCGGATCCGTCGGGATTGGCGTGTTGCTGGGAGGCGTCCAACTGCTGCCGACCTGGGAGGCGCTCGCCCTGTCGAGGCGGGCGACGCTGCCGGCCGGTTCGATCACGATGGGGTCGCTTCACCCGCTGAACCTGGTGCAGTTGGTGGCGCCCTATGTCTTCCTGGAACGCTACATGCCGAGCCACGGCGGCCAGGGGCTCGACCGCTTCGTGAGGATCCACGAGCTGGGCCTCTACCAGGGGGCGGCGGTGTCGGCATTGCTGGCATGGCTCGCCCTGAGGTGGCGCGCCCTGGACCCGCCCGCTCGGCGGCTGGCCCGGGGGGCGGCGCTCCTGGCGGTGATCAGCTTCCTGATGGCACTGGGCGACTACGGGCCGTTCGGCTGGGTGTTGGTGCATGCCCCGCTGATCCGATCCTTCCGGGTGCCGGCGCGATACCTCTTGCTGGTGCACCTGGCGGTGGCCGTCCTGGCGGCCCTGGCGGTCGACGACCTCGTCCGGGCGAATCGTGCCCCGAGGTCGGCCCGGTGGCTGGCGTTGGTCCCGGCGGCGGGGCTGGCCTGCTGGGTGGGGATCCGGGTCGTGGACCAACTCCGCCCGGGGCTCCTGCCGACGCTCGGGACGAACGCCCGGGTCGGGTTCAACCTGGGGCTGCTCGTCGCCTCGGCGGCCCTGGTGGCGCTGGCGGCCAGGAGGCCGAGGCTGGGACTCCTCGGGCTGATGCTGGTGATGGTGGCCGACTTCACCTCGTACGCGCTGTACTTCCACCTCTGGGACACCGTGCCCCCGCTCGCCCCGGCGCTGGACCCGAGGCCCGAGGTACCCCCGGTCGGCGAGGGGGACCGTCTGCACATCACGCTGCCCGAGCCGGGCGTGGCCTACCCGGGGCGTCGGGCGGAGTACCGATCGGGGCAGCTCAGCATGGCCGGCTACCGGCTGACCGACGGCTACGTCGCGCTCTTCCCCGCCCGTCGGCTCGATTACACCCGGGTCGAGGCCCAGCGCCTCGCGGGGGTCGCCTGGGCCTGGGACGACGACCGGGACGGCGGCTCCTGGGTCGCCGTGCCCGGGCCGATGCCCCGGGCCCGGGTCGAAGGCGAGGGCCCTCCCGCGCGGGTCGCCATCCGCCTCGACCGGCCTGGCCGCTTCGGGGCGGAGGTCGACGCGCCGGGGGGCGGGCGGTTCGTCTGGAACGAGGCGTTCCACCCCGGCTGGACCGCCGCCGTCGACGGCGAGCCCGCGACCGTCTCCCGGGCGGACTCGGACTTCATGGCCTGCCCCATCCCCCCCGGCCGGCATTCGGTCGCGTTCCGGTTCCGGCCGAGTTCGTTCCGGCTCGGCGCGGCGGCCTCGGGGGTCGGGCTGGCCCTGGTGGTCGCGGTTGTCCTCGCTCCCTCGGGGCACTCCTTCGCAGTCCGGCGCCGGACCCCTTAG
- a CDS encoding class I SAM-dependent methyltransferase yields MESPPTTPPAFDYDQIPLGYYDEVMRTGHPVRRCWHRQKFQRALAALPPGPGLSVLDIGCFAGTFLGMLPGDRFPRQLGVDIIPKQIEWAASHYAAPYREFRAIPGLSALADLGETFDCVTLIEVLEHLSAEEIRALLGHVGRLLKPGGRFLMTTPNYASAWPLLERILNRASDVKYEEQHLSKFTYPGFERQLRAISPGFERDLELELKTTSHLLSPFVGAISEPLAMWLSRCRDPGQWRFPFGSLILARFRKTEG; encoded by the coding sequence GTGGAATCACCTCCGACCACCCCCCCCGCGTTCGACTACGACCAGATCCCCCTGGGCTACTACGACGAGGTGATGCGGACCGGGCACCCGGTCCGACGGTGCTGGCACCGCCAGAAGTTCCAGCGGGCCCTGGCCGCCCTGCCGCCGGGGCCGGGGCTTTCGGTGCTCGACATCGGCTGCTTCGCCGGCACGTTCCTGGGGATGCTGCCGGGCGATCGGTTCCCCAGGCAGCTCGGGGTGGACATCATCCCCAAGCAGATCGAGTGGGCCGCCTCCCATTATGCTGCCCCATACCGGGAGTTCCGGGCGATCCCCGGCCTCTCCGCGCTGGCGGATCTGGGCGAGACGTTCGACTGCGTGACGCTGATCGAAGTCCTGGAGCACCTCTCGGCGGAGGAGATCCGGGCGCTGCTCGGGCACGTCGGCCGGCTCCTGAAGCCGGGGGGCCGATTCCTGATGACCACGCCCAACTACGCGAGCGCCTGGCCTCTGCTGGAGCGGATCCTCAACCGGGCCTCCGACGTGAAGTACGAGGAGCAGCACCTCTCGAAATTCACCTACCCGGGCTTCGAGCGCCAGCTCCGGGCCATCTCCCCCGGGTTCGAGCGCGATCTCGAGCTGGAGCTGAAGACGACGAGCCACCTGCTCAGCCCGTTCGTGGGGGCGATCTCCGAGCCGCTGGCCATGTGGCTCTCCCGGTGCCGGGACCCCGGCCAGTGGCGGTTCCCCTTCGGCAGCCTGATCCTCGCCCGGTTTCGCAAGACGGAGGGCTGA
- a CDS encoding ComEA family DNA-binding protein: MTRTEVESPWGWAVPQRSALATIVGVGAIALLLGRPAAGPAVPPPPGAVSVELNSAPPAVLLALPGLGPSRVDRIVSAREEAPFESLADLERRVKGIGPATIRGIEPWARISEATGTMPPDR; encoded by the coding sequence ATGACGCGCACGGAGGTCGAATCGCCCTGGGGCTGGGCCGTGCCGCAGCGATCGGCGCTGGCGACGATCGTCGGCGTCGGGGCCATCGCGTTGCTGCTCGGCCGACCGGCCGCCGGCCCGGCCGTCCCCCCTCCCCCCGGGGCCGTCTCCGTCGAGCTGAACTCGGCCCCCCCGGCGGTGCTGCTCGCCCTGCCGGGGCTCGGCCCGAGCCGGGTCGATCGGATCGTCTCCGCCCGTGAGGAGGCCCCCTTCGAGTCGCTGGCGGACCTGGAACGCCGGGTCAAGGGGATCGGCCCGGCGACGATCCGGGGGATCGAGCCCTGGGCAAGGATCAGCGAGGCCACCGGGACGATGCCCCCCGACCGATGA
- the uvrB gene encoding excinuclease ABC subunit UvrB, giving the protein MTEFQIERPFSPAGDQPAAIEALVAGIREGKGHQTLLGVTGSGKTYTMANVIARLGRPALILSHNKTLAAQLYAEFRDFFPRNAVRYFVSYYDYYQPEAYIPQRDIYIEKDSSINEEIERLRLAATSALVSRRDTIVVSSVSSIYGLGSPDDYRKMMVHLKLGDEVDRDEMLLKLVDIQYDRNDVAFERGKFRVRGDVVEVWPAYEETAVRIELFGDEVEALAEIDPVSGKVIEKRQDLYIYPARHFVLPEERIKGAVDAIKEELDQRLTQLKEQGKLLEAQRLSARTRYDVEMLLEVGYCQGIENYSRHLTGRKAGETPNTLLDFFPEDALMFIDESHVTIPQVRGMFAGDFSRKSTLVEHGFRLPSALDNRPLRFDEWETKLGPRVYVSATPADYEVGMSGGEVVEQVIRPTGLVDPIVRVEPARGQVPALLEEVKRRAERSERILITTLTKRLAEDLSRYLKEQGTRTKWLHSELDAFERVEILRELREGAFDALVGVNLLREGLDLPEVSMVCILDADKEGFLRSETSLIQTIGRAARNVNAEVVLYADTVTRSMQNAIDETNRRREKQLAYNAEHGITPETIRKAIRRGIEEEIQARSIARKAVGKDERGAITEEYLNELEGEMLQAAESLEFERAAALRDRILQLRSQAEGGPDRPVASEQAVGARRRGGGKKGRGRPKPG; this is encoded by the coding sequence ATGACCGAGTTCCAGATCGAACGCCCGTTCTCCCCGGCCGGCGACCAGCCGGCGGCGATCGAGGCCCTCGTCGCCGGCATCCGGGAGGGGAAGGGGCACCAGACGCTGCTCGGCGTCACGGGCTCGGGCAAGACGTACACGATGGCCAACGTCATCGCCCGGCTCGGCCGGCCGGCGCTGATCCTCTCGCACAACAAGACGCTCGCCGCCCAGCTCTACGCCGAGTTCCGCGACTTCTTCCCCCGCAACGCCGTCCGCTATTTCGTCAGCTACTACGACTACTACCAGCCCGAGGCCTACATCCCCCAGCGGGACATCTACATCGAGAAGGACTCCTCGATCAACGAGGAGATCGAGCGCCTCCGGCTGGCGGCGACCAGCGCCCTGGTCAGTCGGCGGGACACGATCGTCGTCTCCTCGGTCTCGTCGATCTACGGCCTCGGCTCGCCGGACGACTACCGGAAGATGATGGTGCACCTGAAGCTCGGCGACGAGGTGGACCGGGACGAGATGCTCCTGAAGCTGGTGGACATCCAGTACGACCGCAACGACGTCGCCTTCGAGCGCGGCAAGTTCCGGGTCCGGGGGGACGTGGTCGAGGTCTGGCCGGCGTACGAGGAGACCGCCGTCCGGATCGAGCTATTCGGCGACGAGGTCGAGGCGCTGGCCGAGATCGACCCCGTCTCGGGCAAGGTGATCGAGAAGCGGCAGGACCTCTACATCTACCCGGCCCGCCACTTCGTCCTGCCCGAGGAGCGGATCAAGGGGGCCGTCGACGCGATCAAGGAGGAGCTGGACCAGCGGCTCACCCAGCTCAAGGAGCAGGGCAAGCTGCTGGAGGCCCAGCGGCTCTCGGCCCGGACCCGGTATGACGTCGAGATGCTGCTGGAGGTCGGCTACTGCCAGGGGATCGAGAACTACAGCCGACACCTCACCGGCCGGAAGGCGGGGGAGACGCCGAACACGCTGCTCGACTTCTTCCCCGAGGACGCCCTGATGTTCATCGACGAGTCCCACGTGACCATCCCCCAGGTCCGGGGGATGTTCGCCGGCGACTTCAGCCGCAAGTCGACCCTGGTCGAGCACGGCTTCCGCCTGCCCAGCGCCCTGGACAACCGCCCGCTCCGCTTCGACGAGTGGGAGACGAAGCTCGGCCCCCGGGTCTACGTCTCGGCCACCCCGGCCGACTACGAGGTCGGCATGTCCGGCGGCGAGGTGGTCGAGCAGGTCATCCGTCCGACCGGCCTGGTCGACCCCATCGTCCGCGTCGAGCCCGCCCGGGGCCAGGTCCCGGCCCTGCTGGAGGAGGTGAAGCGGAGGGCCGAGCGGAGCGAGCGGATCCTGATCACCACCCTGACCAAGCGGCTCGCCGAGGACCTCTCCCGATACCTCAAGGAGCAGGGGACCCGGACCAAGTGGCTGCACTCGGAGCTGGACGCCTTCGAGCGCGTCGAGATCCTCCGGGAACTCCGGGAGGGGGCCTTCGACGCCCTGGTCGGCGTCAACCTGCTCCGGGAGGGCCTGGACCTGCCCGAGGTGTCGATGGTCTGCATCCTCGACGCCGACAAGGAGGGCTTCCTCCGCAGCGAGACCTCGCTGATCCAGACGATCGGCCGGGCCGCCCGGAACGTCAACGCCGAGGTCGTCCTCTACGCCGACACCGTCACCCGGTCGATGCAGAACGCGATCGACGAGACCAACCGCCGGCGGGAGAAGCAGCTCGCCTACAACGCGGAACACGGGATCACCCCCGAGACCATCCGCAAGGCCATCCGCCGCGGCATCGAGGAGGAGATCCAGGCCAGGTCGATCGCCCGGAAGGCCGTCGGCAAGGACGAGCGGGGGGCGATCACCGAGGAATACCTCAACGAACTGGAAGGGGAGATGCTCCAGGCCGCCGAGTCCCTCGAATTCGAGCGGGCCGCGGCGCTCCGCGACCGCATCCTCCAGCTCCGATCCCAGGCCGAGGGGGGCCCGGACCGGCCGGTCGCCTCGGAGCAGGCGGTCGGGGCCCGACGCCGGGGGGGGGGCAAGAAAGGCCGAGGGAGGCCGAAGCCCGGATAA
- a CDS encoding DUF4174 domain-containing protein produces MSPRILVLLSPFGLAVLIGLAVPNIDEPETPPRGPMENFSLDRYLWHRRPILVFSPSPFEPRYQEAAKILARNAGPLAGREAVVVEVVRQGINRAEGRPIPRVVAEELRGLFGVEPEQFAVILVGMDGTTARRWEILPPLRELYELIDAEALRRPETTQPPGDGPGEGDGPGD; encoded by the coding sequence ATGTCCCCCCGCATCCTGGTTTTGCTCAGTCCCTTCGGGCTCGCGGTGCTGATCGGCCTGGCCGTCCCGAACATCGACGAACCCGAGACCCCGCCGAGGGGGCCGATGGAGAACTTCTCCCTGGACCGATACCTCTGGCATCGTCGCCCGATCCTCGTCTTCTCGCCTTCCCCGTTCGAGCCGAGGTACCAGGAGGCGGCCAAGATCCTCGCCCGCAACGCCGGCCCGCTTGCGGGGCGCGAGGCCGTCGTCGTCGAGGTCGTCCGCCAGGGGATCAACCGGGCCGAGGGGCGGCCCATCCCCCGCGTGGTCGCCGAGGAGCTGCGCGGACTCTTCGGGGTCGAGCCCGAGCAGTTCGCCGTCATCCTCGTCGGCATGGACGGCACCACGGCGCGGCGGTGGGAGATCCTCCCCCCGCTCCGAGAGCTCTACGAGCTGATCGACGCCGAGGCGCTGCGGCGACCCGAGACGACGCAGCCCCCCGGCGACGGGCCCGGTGAAGGCGACGGGCCCGGAGACTGA